One Cohnella candidum genomic region harbors:
- the cysS gene encoding cysteine--tRNA ligase: MTLQIYNSMTRMPETFVPLTPGKVNMYVCGPTVYDYIHIGNARPLIFFDVVRRYLEYAGYKVNFIVNFTDVDDKMIRKAEQLGTTVPEIAARFIAAYEEDRNSLGAVPPTVTPRVTDTMDEIIAFIAELVDKGAAYESGGDVYFRTNSFPEYGKLSHKNLDELQYGIRIEVDKRKENPQDFVLWKAAKPGEIYWPSPWGDGRPGWHIECSAMALRYAGETLDIHGGGQDLQFPHHECEIAQSESVTGKPLARYWMHNGFVNIDNEKMSKSLGNGVNVREILKRTNAQAIRYLMLSAHYRSPLNFSDEIVKQAENSVERLTNCRDNLKHRLAAVEGAIPSVPMEEDAEVIARIDELKGEFEARMDDDFSTPDAITVWFKLVSEANAYLQRPVAHEYVLREMLNRISAMDGVLGLLKPEAGAELLDEEIDALIEERTEARKTRNFARADEIRDLLSERGILLEDTPQGIRWKRK; this comes from the coding sequence GTGACCCTGCAAATTTACAACAGCATGACCCGCATGCCGGAAACGTTCGTCCCTCTGACGCCGGGCAAAGTCAACATGTACGTGTGCGGACCGACCGTTTACGACTACATCCACATCGGCAACGCGCGGCCGCTCATCTTTTTCGACGTCGTCCGCCGCTATTTGGAGTATGCGGGATATAAGGTCAATTTCATCGTGAACTTCACGGACGTCGACGACAAAATGATCCGCAAGGCCGAGCAGCTCGGTACCACGGTGCCGGAGATCGCCGCAAGGTTCATCGCCGCCTACGAAGAGGACCGCAACTCCCTCGGCGCGGTGCCGCCGACGGTCACCCCTCGCGTCACCGATACGATGGACGAAATCATCGCGTTCATTGCCGAACTGGTCGACAAAGGCGCCGCTTACGAGAGCGGCGGGGACGTTTATTTCCGCACGAACTCGTTTCCGGAATACGGCAAGCTGTCCCACAAAAACCTCGACGAGCTGCAATACGGCATTCGGATCGAAGTGGATAAGCGGAAGGAAAATCCGCAGGACTTCGTGTTGTGGAAAGCCGCCAAACCGGGCGAAATCTACTGGCCCAGCCCGTGGGGAGACGGCCGTCCCGGCTGGCACATCGAATGCTCCGCGATGGCGCTTCGCTATGCCGGCGAGACGCTCGACATCCACGGAGGCGGGCAAGACCTTCAGTTCCCGCACCACGAATGCGAGATCGCGCAATCCGAGTCGGTTACCGGCAAGCCGCTTGCCCGGTACTGGATGCATAACGGCTTCGTCAACATCGATAACGAGAAAATGTCCAAATCGCTCGGCAACGGCGTCAACGTCCGGGAGATCCTCAAGCGAACGAACGCGCAGGCGATCCGCTATCTCATGCTGTCGGCCCATTACCGGAGCCCGCTTAACTTCAGCGACGAGATCGTCAAGCAGGCCGAGAACAGCGTCGAGCGCCTGACCAACTGCCGCGACAACCTGAAGCATCGCCTGGCGGCCGTAGAGGGGGCTATCCCTTCCGTACCGATGGAAGAAGACGCCGAAGTGATCGCCCGGATCGATGAGTTGAAGGGCGAATTCGAAGCCCGCATGGACGACGACTTCAGCACGCCCGACGCGATCACCGTATGGTTCAAGCTCGTGTCGGAAGCGAACGCCTACCTGCAGCGTCCCGTTGCCCATGAATACGTCTTGCGGGAAATGCTGAACCGGATTTCCGCGATGGACGGCGTATTGGGATTGCTGAAACCGGAAGCGGGCGCGGAACTCCTCGACGAGGAGATCGACGCGTTGATCGAAGAGAGGACGGAAGCGCGCAAGACCCGCAATTTCGCCCGCGCGGACGAAATCCGCGATTTGCTCTCCGAACGGGGAATCCTGTTGGAAGACACGCCGCAAGGCATCCGGTGGAAACGCAAATGA
- the epsC gene encoding serine O-acetyltransferase EpsC, with product MGFWSNVKSDIDAVMENDPAARSRFEAIFTYSGLHAIWSHRIAHFFYKRRWFTVARIISQVNRFFTGIEIHPGARIGRKLFIDHGMGVVIGETCEIGDDVIIYQGVTLGGTGKEKGKRHPTIGNRVVIASGAKVLGSFKVGDNSNIGANSVVLREVPPNSTVVGIPGRIVKRNGRRVDDRLDHTNLPDPLIDTFRFMQKEINELKAELEKLKCAESKPDEASKAEPVGTAPYDK from the coding sequence ATGGGGTTTTGGAGCAATGTCAAATCCGATATCGACGCGGTGATGGAGAACGATCCCGCGGCCAGGAGCCGGTTCGAGGCTATTTTCACCTATTCCGGGCTGCACGCCATCTGGTCGCACCGGATCGCCCATTTTTTCTATAAGCGCCGGTGGTTTACCGTCGCCCGGATCATCTCGCAAGTCAACCGGTTTTTCACCGGCATCGAGATCCACCCGGGCGCGCGCATCGGGCGCAAGCTGTTCATCGACCACGGCATGGGCGTCGTGATCGGGGAGACGTGCGAGATCGGCGACGACGTCATCATCTATCAAGGCGTCACGCTGGGCGGCACGGGCAAGGAGAAGGGCAAACGCCATCCGACGATCGGCAACCGCGTCGTCATCGCCTCGGGCGCCAAAGTGCTGGGTTCGTTCAAGGTCGGGGACAATTCGAACATCGGGGCGAATTCGGTCGTCCTGCGGGAGGTCCCGCCGAACAGCACGGTCGTCGGCATTCCCGGTCGCATCGTGAAACGGAACGGCCGGCGTGTCGATGACCGGCTGGATCATACGAATCTCCCGGATCCGCTCATCGACACTTTCCGTTTCATGCAGAAGGAAATCAACGAGCTGAAGGCGGAGCTCGAGAAGCTCAAATGCGCCGAAAGCAAGCCGGATGAAGCTTCGAAGGCGGAACCCGTCGGAACCGCCCCTTACGACAAATAA
- the gltX gene encoding glutamate--tRNA ligase, with protein MSSKVRVRYAPSPTGHLHIGNARTAIFNYLYARRHGGDFIIRIEDTDIKRNIEGGEQSQLTYLKWLGVDWNESIDIGGDYGPYRQTERLEIYNKHTQDLLDRGLAYRCYCTEEELEREREEQTARGEQMPRYSGKCRSLTAEERSRLEAEGRVPSVRFIVPEGRTYAFDDMVKGNISFRSEDFGDFVIVKKDGIPTYNYAVAVDDHLMEISHVLRGEDHITNTPRQLMVYEAFGWSPPAFGHMTLIVNENHKKLSKRDESIVQFIEQYDGLGYMPEALFNFIVLLGWSPKGEEEIYSREQLIEIFDADRLSKSPAVFDTAKLNHISQHYLKAADLAKVVSLCLPQLKKAGRLPQEPSEQEVAWATELVALYRDHLRFGAEIVPLSELFFRETLELENAEARAVLAEETAPKVLAAFAGQLEAGGEAAFTVDGIKAAIKAVQGETGVKGKGLFMPIRVALTGQMHGPDLNGTVWLLGLERVIQRLKDAAEGKF; from the coding sequence ATGAGCAGCAAAGTGCGCGTAAGATACGCGCCCAGCCCGACGGGCCATTTGCATATCGGCAACGCGCGTACCGCCATTTTCAACTACCTTTATGCCCGCCGCCACGGCGGCGATTTCATCATCCGTATTGAAGATACCGATATCAAACGCAACATCGAGGGCGGGGAGCAAAGCCAGCTCACTTACCTGAAGTGGCTCGGCGTCGATTGGAACGAAAGCATCGACATCGGGGGAGACTACGGACCGTACCGCCAAACCGAACGGCTGGAAATATACAATAAGCACACGCAGGATCTTCTCGACCGGGGCTTGGCCTACCGCTGCTATTGCACGGAAGAAGAGCTCGAGCGGGAGAGGGAAGAGCAGACGGCGCGCGGAGAACAAATGCCCCGCTACTCGGGCAAATGCCGCAGCCTGACTGCGGAAGAGCGTTCGCGGCTCGAAGCCGAAGGCCGGGTGCCGAGCGTTCGTTTCATCGTGCCGGAAGGCCGGACGTATGCGTTCGACGACATGGTCAAAGGGAACATTTCCTTCCGTTCCGAGGATTTCGGCGATTTCGTCATCGTCAAGAAGGACGGCATTCCGACCTATAACTACGCGGTGGCGGTGGACGACCACCTGATGGAAATCTCCCACGTCCTGCGCGGGGAAGACCATATCACGAACACGCCGCGCCAGTTGATGGTTTACGAAGCGTTCGGATGGTCGCCGCCGGCGTTCGGGCACATGACCCTCATCGTGAACGAAAACCATAAAAAGCTGTCCAAACGCGACGAATCCATCGTACAGTTCATCGAGCAGTACGACGGGCTGGGCTATATGCCGGAAGCGCTGTTCAACTTCATCGTTCTGCTCGGCTGGTCGCCGAAGGGCGAAGAGGAAATCTATTCCCGCGAGCAGTTGATCGAGATTTTCGACGCGGACCGCTTGTCGAAGAGCCCGGCCGTGTTCGATACGGCCAAGTTGAACCATATCAGCCAGCATTACTTGAAGGCGGCGGACCTCGCGAAGGTGGTGAGCCTCTGTCTGCCCCAATTGAAGAAAGCGGGGCGCTTGCCGCAGGAGCCTTCCGAGCAGGAAGTCGCTTGGGCGACGGAACTGGTTGCGTTGTACCGCGATCATCTGCGATTCGGGGCGGAAATCGTGCCGCTGTCCGAGCTGTTCTTCCGGGAAACGCTCGAACTGGAGAACGCCGAAGCCCGCGCGGTGCTGGCGGAAGAGACGGCGCCGAAAGTGCTGGCCGCGTTCGCGGGACAGTTGGAAGCGGGAGGAGAAGCTGCTTTCACGGTCGACGGAATCAAAGCGGCCATCAAAGCCGTTCAGGGCGAGACGGGCGTGAAGGGCAAAGGCTTGTTCATGCCGATCCGCGTCGCCTTGACGGGCCAGATGCACGGGCCGGATCTGAACGGGACCGTGTGGCTGCTCGGCCTGGAGCGCGTAATTCAGAGGTTGAAGGACGCCGCGGAAGGAAAATTCTAA